One genomic window of Candidatus Eisenbacteria bacterium includes the following:
- a CDS encoding ABC-F family ATP-binding cassette domain-containing protein has translation MIALVGVEKGFAGRTLFSDVNLTVGVQERIGLIGPNGSGKSTLLGILAGRVEPDSGEVTRNRRATVGMLEQEVPRSGRRTLLEEMIAGHERLHGLEHRIRLLEEEMRGTDDPEELERLALRHGELQLLFEQGGGYDLPAEAKRILSGLAFRESDFDRPVSEFSGGWLMRLALARHLLTEPDLLLLDEPTNYLDLESVIWLDGYLRGYPGSLLVVSHDRTLLNNLVRRILEIDGGKVNAYTGDYDTYRRARAVRDEGLEAARRAQDRRIAQTERFIARYRADKRAAARVQSRIKQLEKMERVETAARTKQIRLRFPESPRSGRVVIELRGMRKAYGSLVIYDDTDFRIERGERLVLVGPNGAGKSTLLKVLAGVEGIDAGERVLGSNVAVAYYAQHQVDTLRYDRTALEEVGEAAPGLTPQNVRSLLGRFLFTGDDVHKKISILSGGEKSRVALAKLLVDPPNLLLLDEPTSHLDIPSRDVLIEALKEYGGSLVMISHDRHFIERLADRVVEVGGGGVRDHMGGYRDYLRRKEERGGEAPALGPEDAEGAAEEGSGGRAREREQKRREAEARNERYRRLKPVREERDRIVAEIAGLEERISGLEARMADESFYRAGGASLEEAFKTHRELKAELEAKTERWEEVELRFEELEKEFGGGEEP, from the coding sequence ATGATCGCACTGGTTGGCGTAGAGAAGGGATTCGCGGGGCGCACCCTTTTTTCGGACGTGAACCTCACCGTCGGCGTGCAGGAGCGGATCGGTCTGATCGGGCCGAACGGGTCGGGGAAGAGTACCCTGCTGGGCATTCTCGCCGGCCGGGTCGAACCGGACTCCGGCGAAGTGACCCGCAACCGCCGCGCCACGGTGGGGATGCTCGAGCAGGAGGTGCCCCGCTCCGGCCGGAGGACCCTCCTGGAGGAGATGATCGCCGGCCACGAGAGGCTCCACGGATTGGAACACCGTATTCGCCTCCTGGAAGAGGAGATGCGGGGGACCGACGACCCGGAGGAGCTGGAGCGTCTCGCCCTGCGGCACGGCGAGCTGCAGCTCCTTTTCGAACAGGGGGGCGGATACGACCTCCCGGCGGAGGCGAAGAGAATCCTCTCCGGCCTCGCCTTCCGCGAGTCCGACTTCGACCGGCCCGTCTCGGAGTTTTCCGGCGGGTGGTTGATGCGCCTCGCCCTCGCCCGTCATCTTCTCACCGAGCCGGACCTTCTCCTCCTCGACGAGCCGACCAATTATCTCGATCTGGAGTCGGTGATCTGGCTCGATGGATATCTCCGCGGGTATCCCGGTTCGCTGTTGGTCGTTTCACACGATCGGACCCTCCTGAACAACCTGGTCCGGCGGATTCTGGAGATCGACGGCGGGAAGGTGAACGCCTACACCGGCGATTACGACACCTACCGGCGGGCACGGGCGGTGCGCGACGAAGGGCTCGAGGCGGCGCGCCGGGCGCAGGACCGGCGGATCGCCCAGACCGAGCGTTTCATCGCCCGCTACCGCGCCGACAAGAGGGCCGCCGCCCGCGTGCAGAGCCGCATCAAACAGCTCGAGAAGATGGAGCGCGTGGAAACCGCGGCCCGGACCAAACAGATCCGGCTGCGGTTTCCCGAATCGCCCCGTTCGGGGCGGGTGGTGATCGAACTCCGCGGGATGAGGAAGGCCTACGGCTCTCTCGTGATCTACGACGACACGGACTTCCGGATCGAGCGCGGCGAGCGGCTGGTCCTGGTCGGGCCGAACGGCGCGGGGAAATCGACGCTTCTCAAGGTGCTGGCCGGGGTGGAGGGGATCGACGCGGGGGAGCGCGTGCTCGGCTCCAACGTCGCCGTCGCCTACTACGCCCAGCACCAGGTGGATACGCTCCGTTACGATCGCACCGCGCTGGAGGAGGTGGGCGAGGCGGCGCCGGGGCTCACCCCCCAGAACGTCCGCTCCCTGCTCGGCCGTTTCCTCTTCACCGGCGACGACGTGCACAAGAAGATCTCCATTCTCTCCGGAGGGGAAAAATCGCGGGTCGCCCTCGCCAAGCTCCTCGTCGATCCGCCGAACCTGCTCCTTCTCGACGAGCCGACGAGCCACCTCGACATCCCCTCCCGGGATGTGCTCATCGAGGCGCTCAAGGAGTACGGGGGCTCGCTGGTGATGATCAGTCACGACCGGCATTTCATCGAGCGGCTCGCGGACCGTGTGGTGGAAGTGGGGGGCGGGGGCGTGCGGGATCACATGGGAGGGTATCGGGACTATCTCCGCAGGAAGGAGGAGAGGGGAGGGGAGGCGCCGGCGCTCGGGCCGGAGGACGCGGAGGGAGCCGCGGAGGAAGGATCGGGCGGACGCGCTCGGGAAAGGGAGCAGAAGCGGCGCGAGGCGGAGGCGCGGAACGAGCGTTACCGGCGGCTGAAGCCGGTTCGGGAGGAGAGGGACCGGATCGTGGCGGAGATCGCCGGGCTGGAGGAGCGCATCTCCGGGCTCGAAGCCCGGATGGCGGACGAGTCTTTCTACCGCGCGGGCGGGGCTTCTCTCGAGGAGGCCTTCAAGACGCACCGGGAGCTGAAGGCGGAGCTGGAGGCGAAGACGGAGCGGTGGGAGGAGGTCGAACTCCGGTTCGAGGAGTTGGAAAAGGAGTTCGGCGGCGGGGAGGAGCCGTGA
- a CDS encoding FprA family A-type flavoprotein, producing the protein MQKRRIAEGVHWLGAVDWNRRLFDALMPLPDGTSYNAYLVRGSKMTVLLDTVEPTVVDRLLAQLADVERIDRVVAHHAEQDHSGSIPVVLERYPEAKVVCTPKCREMLGDLLHVPENRFETVEDGEILDIGGRTLEFLHLPWVHWPETMGTWLREEKILFSCDLFGSHFATSDLYAREEARVLEAAKKYYAEIMMPYRKAITKHLARLEGYDIGTIAPSHGPVHDRPAAILDAYRDWAAGEPRNEVLLPFVSMHGSTEKMVLRLIGALADRGVRVRPVDVSVTSVGKLAAEMVDCATIVIGTPVVLGGAHPTAAYAAYLANALKPKARFVSVVGSYGWGGRAIEQIDRLMPSLKLETLEPVVCKGDPDEEALRAVDDLAERIAAKHAEAGLAS; encoded by the coding sequence ATGCAAAAGAGGCGTATCGCCGAGGGCGTGCACTGGCTCGGAGCCGTGGACTGGAACCGCCGGCTTTTCGACGCGCTGATGCCCCTGCCCGACGGCACCAGTTATAACGCCTACCTCGTCCGCGGTTCGAAGATGACGGTGCTGCTGGACACGGTGGAGCCGACGGTCGTGGACCGTCTGCTCGCCCAGCTCGCGGACGTGGAGAGAATCGACCGCGTCGTCGCCCATCACGCCGAACAGGACCACTCCGGATCGATCCCGGTCGTCCTGGAGCGTTACCCCGAGGCGAAGGTGGTCTGCACGCCGAAATGCCGGGAGATGCTCGGCGATCTGCTTCACGTTCCCGAGAACCGTTTCGAGACGGTGGAGGACGGGGAGATTCTCGACATCGGCGGCCGGACCCTGGAGTTCCTCCATCTCCCCTGGGTGCACTGGCCGGAAACGATGGGTACCTGGCTCCGGGAGGAGAAGATCCTCTTCTCCTGCGACCTCTTCGGGTCCCACTTCGCCACGAGCGATCTCTACGCCCGCGAGGAGGCCCGCGTCCTGGAGGCGGCGAAGAAATATTACGCAGAGATCATGATGCCCTACCGGAAGGCGATCACCAAACACCTGGCCCGGCTCGAAGGATACGACATCGGAACGATCGCGCCGAGCCACGGGCCGGTCCATGATCGGCCGGCGGCGATCCTGGACGCCTATCGGGATTGGGCGGCGGGGGAGCCGCGGAACGAGGTGCTGCTCCCCTTCGTTTCGATGCACGGAAGCACGGAGAAGATGGTGCTCCGCTTGATCGGCGCCCTTGCCGACCGCGGCGTGCGCGTGCGGCCGGTGGACGTTTCCGTGACGAGCGTGGGAAAGCTCGCCGCGGAGATGGTGGACTGCGCGACCATCGTGATCGGCACGCCGGTGGTGCTCGGCGGCGCGCATCCGACCGCCGCCTACGCCGCCTATCTCGCCAACGCGCTCAAGCCGAAGGCCCGTTTCGTTTCGGTGGTCGGCTCCTACGGTTGGGGCGGACGCGCGATCGAGCAGATCGACCGCCTGATGCCTTCGCTCAAGCTGGAGACCCTCGAACCGGTGGTCTGCAAGGGGGACCCGGACGAGGAGGCGCTCCGTGCGGTGGACGATCTCGCGGAAAGGATCGCCGCGAAGCACGCCGAAGCCGGATTGGCGTCATGA
- a CDS encoding SagB/ThcOx family dehydrogenase — protein MTKEIGRRFMEETRYDRLGVSEQQRGVPQPPLVRAVEEGEGRIALPALDSFRYPPLDFTALVTGRKSLRSYAESPLTREELSFLLWCAQGVKEIRQGVATIRTVPSAGARHAFETYLSVHRVEGLAPGLYRFDALGHGLVRLREDGDFGAALAEACFGQSFVERSAVVFAWAAVAHRMTWRYGERGYRYLHLDAGHVCQNLYLAAEVIGGGACGIAAFDDDAVNRLLGLDGEREFAIYLAAAGKRVSGP, from the coding sequence ATGACAAAAGAGATCGGTAGGCGTTTTATGGAGGAGACACGGTACGACCGTCTCGGCGTGTCGGAACAACAAAGAGGCGTGCCCCAGCCCCCCCTGGTCCGAGCCGTGGAGGAAGGGGAGGGACGGATCGCTCTCCCCGCGCTCGATTCCTTCCGTTATCCGCCGCTCGACTTCACCGCTCTGGTGACCGGGCGGAAGAGCCTCCGGAGCTACGCCGAGAGTCCGTTGACCCGGGAGGAGCTTTCCTTCCTCCTCTGGTGCGCCCAGGGCGTGAAGGAGATCCGGCAGGGGGTCGCCACGATCCGCACCGTTCCCTCCGCCGGGGCGCGCCACGCCTTCGAGACCTATCTTTCCGTGCATCGAGTGGAGGGGCTGGCGCCCGGACTCTATCGATTCGACGCCTTGGGGCACGGTCTGGTCCGGCTTCGTGAAGACGGCGATTTCGGCGCGGCCCTCGCCGAGGCCTGCTTCGGCCAATCCTTCGTGGAGAGGAGCGCCGTCGTCTTTGCCTGGGCCGCCGTCGCCCATCGGATGACATGGCGGTACGGGGAGCGGGGGTATCGCTACCTGCATCTCGATGCGGGGCACGTCTGCCAGAACCTCTATCTCGCCGCCGAGGTGATCGGCGGCGGAGCATGCGGTATCGCCGCCTTCGACGACGACGCGGTGAACCGCCTGCTCGGCCTGGACGGAGAGCGGGAGTTCGCGATCTATCTCGCCGCCGCCGGCAAACGCGTCTCCGGCCCCTGA
- a CDS encoding cupin domain-containing protein encodes MRAVRDRAGRTIGYYERYAPPLSGEGAARSASDWVARLGLAPHPEGGCFRETWRAGETIAADALPKRFGGDRSLGSAILFLIGPGERSHLHRLAADEVWHHYEGADLALHLIHPDRRHEEIRIGPGAERFQATAPAGVWFGALPVDPESYSLTGCTLAPGFHFEDFEMAGRAPLLAEYPEHAAVIEKLTR; translated from the coding sequence ATGCGCGCCGTTCGAGACCGCGCGGGGCGGACGATCGGCTACTATGAGCGTTACGCGCCCCCTCTTTCGGGGGAAGGCGCGGCGCGAAGCGCGTCGGATTGGGTCGCGCGTCTCGGCCTCGCGCCGCATCCCGAGGGAGGCTGTTTTCGGGAAACCTGGCGTGCCGGCGAGACGATCGCCGCGGACGCGCTCCCGAAACGTTTCGGAGGCGATCGATCCCTCGGATCGGCGATTCTCTTCCTGATCGGACCGGGGGAACGCTCCCACCTCCACCGGCTCGCCGCGGACGAGGTGTGGCACCATTACGAAGGCGCCGATCTGGCGCTTCACCTGATCCACCCGGATCGTCGCCACGAGGAAATTCGGATCGGGCCGGGCGCGGAGCGTTTCCAGGCGACGGCGCCCGCCGGCGTCTGGTTCGGCGCTTTGCCGGTCGACCCGGAGTCGTATTCCCTCACGGGCTGCACCCTCGCCCCCGGTTTTCACTTCGAAGACTTCGAGATGGCCGGCCGCGCCCCCCTTCTCGCCGAGTACCCGGAGCATGCCGCGGTCATCGAAAAGTTGACTCGATGA
- a CDS encoding class I SAM-dependent methyltransferase encodes MTDYESIYRDETERYDRLVSREDREGNILPAIERVRSLRGLRVVESGAGTGRLTRLVEPVAGDVFAFDRSDAMLRRARERAGAGRNGGAAYAAADHRALPVHGAAADLVLSGWSVSHLATKEGPDPLGDVAAALAEFDRAIRPGGTTVLLETLGTGAESPSPPENLSAYFRFLRDAGFRSFWIRTDYGFESPAEAAELTRFFFGDAAAERIARAGSAIVPECTGLFWRRRPAAS; translated from the coding sequence ATGACCGATTATGAATCGATTTATCGCGACGAGACGGAGCGATACGATCGCCTCGTCTCCCGCGAGGATCGGGAGGGGAACATCCTCCCGGCGATCGAGAGGGTTCGATCCCTCCGCGGTCTCCGGGTCGTGGAGTCCGGCGCGGGCACGGGACGGCTCACCCGCCTGGTCGAGCCGGTCGCGGGGGACGTGTTCGCCTTCGATCGGTCCGACGCGATGCTCCGCAGGGCCCGGGAGCGCGCCGGCGCGGGGAGGAACGGCGGCGCGGCCTACGCGGCGGCGGACCACCGCGCTCTCCCGGTGCATGGGGCGGCGGCGGATCTGGTCCTCAGCGGCTGGAGCGTGAGCCATCTCGCCACGAAAGAGGGGCCGGATCCTCTCGGCGACGTCGCCGCCGCGCTGGCCGAGTTCGACCGGGCGATCCGCCCCGGCGGAACGACGGTTCTTCTGGAGACGCTCGGCACGGGCGCGGAGTCCCCCTCGCCTCCGGAGAATCTGAGCGCCTACTTCCGTTTTTTGCGGGACGCCGGTTTTCGCTCTTTCTGGATCCGCACCGATTACGGGTTCGAATCCCCGGCGGAAGCCGCGGAACTCACCCGGTTTTTCTTCGGAGACGCCGCCGCCGAGCGGATCGCCCGCGCCGGTTCGGCGATCGTCCCGGAGTGCACGGGCCTGTTTTGGAGGCGGCGACCGGCCGCTTCGTGA
- a CDS encoding dodecin domain-containing protein: MPDHVYKIVELTGSSQKSVEEAVQNAVSRASKTIRNMRWFTVTETRGHLENGKIAYWQVTIKVGFTIED, translated from the coding sequence GTGCCCGATCACGTGTACAAAATCGTCGAGCTGACCGGTTCGTCCCAAAAATCCGTCGAGGAAGCGGTCCAGAACGCCGTCTCGCGGGCTTCGAAGACGATACGGAACATGAGGTGGTTCACCGTAACCGAAACGCGGGGCCACCTGGAGAACGGAAAGATCGCCTACTGGCAGGTCACGATCAAGGTCGGCTTTACCATCGAGGACTGA